A stretch of the Saprospiraceae bacterium genome encodes the following:
- a CDS encoding T9SS type A sorting domain-containing protein, with product MIGLPGISNSQDTLICDNGGFEDEFIYYRGYYAGPYRYGSNTCTPLYSNYSPVIYTEASTLPVSNRFEIVPNGIDNLTGYDMVRFGQYALRLNSPRGHVYNPNVDLKCNFFADVNRLIKRFKVTEENRSFTVWYLAVLGNPEGHMNQQPFYSIRCDLAPNYDLCFDGISSPANTLYPSDDCILENQHIKTSDWACHRINIPKNEVGNIATLEFIAADCGLGVHMGYVYIDGICESCDNSSYGSGKIDNKPEIIVSCDGDSITIKGRYTTPTIDGYNILDDITVPGFNIYGLNINTTAKTFSFRIVKTDFQSPNPTCRDVIAYLKFKNASGDFLPDVPTNAVEICFEDFGIPDVDIIIGDCNQNDPNNHVFSDDYYYVSFTISNADNRHWVLERLMDDPYPDESGRYFLKTDGYGNGTYKLGPFLIQEGRWVLTLFYGGCNDTFQIIPPDYCSGCLQLSMMKISNIQCDPMTGIWSYDIRIPGPIPPIGDCWQLNGSDKEFNILYTIQVGQVNNQNCENPTIGYVPPICPGVATCFAQLDICPPKPCINGNYQSCDLEAYFDGINCIDKGNGTYDYTVEFNVSRAGYPCYRSFVPNNPVSEQGSFHNPLGPYNESERIFVIYSCGTIPYTCECPSTGCYKVFKIRKPEDCLGREEFGSTTSRSKLVKAHEVEVRPNPVSSDEWIISSSLNRTEFDIFNSSGKLILSSLFNGSEHYFNHSLPGGLYLLRYKNANGKFATLKFVKL from the coding sequence ATGATTGGACTGCCTGGAATTTCGAATAGCCAAGATACTTTGATCTGTGATAATGGAGGATTTGAGGATGAATTTATATACTATAGAGGCTATTATGCTGGACCATATAGATACGGGAGCAATACATGTACACCATTATATTCTAATTATTCACCTGTTATATATACCGAAGCATCAACATTGCCAGTAAGTAATAGGTTTGAAATTGTTCCCAATGGCATAGATAATTTAACTGGATATGATATGGTTCGCTTTGGTCAATATGCTTTACGATTGAATAGTCCAAGAGGCCATGTATATAATCCTAATGTAGATCTTAAATGTAATTTCTTCGCTGATGTTAATAGATTAATTAAAAGATTCAAAGTTACTGAGGAAAATAGGAGTTTTACTGTTTGGTATTTAGCAGTATTAGGGAACCCGGAAGGACATATGAATCAGCAACCATTTTATAGCATTCGTTGTGATCTCGCTCCGAATTATGATTTATGTTTTGATGGCATTTCTAGCCCCGCAAATACTTTATATCCAAGCGACGATTGCATCCTTGAAAATCAGCACATAAAGACATCAGACTGGGCTTGCCATAGAATTAATATTCCGAAAAACGAAGTGGGGAACATAGCCACTCTAGAATTTATAGCTGCTGATTGTGGTCTTGGTGTTCATATGGGTTATGTTTATATCGATGGAATATGTGAATCTTGTGATAACAGCAGCTATGGATCAGGTAAAATTGATAATAAGCCCGAAATTATTGTATCCTGTGATGGTGATTCAATAACCATTAAAGGTAGGTATACTACACCAACAATTGACGGATATAACATACTGGATGATATTACGGTTCCTGGTTTTAATATTTATGGATTGAATATTAATACGACCGCCAAAACTTTTTCTTTTAGAATTGTTAAAACGGATTTTCAAAGCCCTAATCCAACTTGCCGGGATGTAATAGCTTATTTAAAATTTAAAAATGCATCAGGTGATTTCCTACCAGATGTGCCAACTAATGCAGTAGAAATCTGTTTTGAAGACTTTGGTATACCGGATGTGGATATAATCATTGGCGATTGTAATCAAAACGATCCAAATAATCATGTTTTTTCTGATGATTATTATTATGTGAGCTTTACTATTTCAAATGCAGATAACAGACATTGGGTCTTGGAAAGACTCATGGATGATCCTTATCCGGATGAATCTGGACGCTATTTCTTAAAAACAGATGGCTATGGAAATGGGACCTACAAGCTTGGACCTTTCTTAATACAAGAAGGTAGATGGGTCTTGACATTATTTTATGGCGGTTGTAATGATACTTTCCAGATTATTCCACCAGATTATTGTTCCGGCTGTTTGCAGCTTTCCATGATGAAGATCAGCAATATTCAATGCGACCCAATGACAGGAATCTGGTCGTATGATATTAGGATACCAGGTCCTATTCCTCCAATTGGGGATTGCTGGCAATTAAACGGTTCTGATAAAGAATTTAACATATTGTATACTATTCAAGTTGGACAAGTAAATAATCAAAATTGCGAAAACCCAACTATTGGGTATGTGCCGCCAATTTGCCCAGGTGTTGCAACTTGTTTCGCTCAATTGGATATATGCCCACCAAAACCATGCATCAATGGAAACTATCAATCTTGCGATTTAGAAGCATATTTTGATGGAATTAATTGTATTGATAAAGGCAACGGTACCTATGACTACACGGTGGAGTTCAATGTAAGTAGGGCAGGATATCCATGTTACCGCAGTTTCGTTCCTAATAATCCAGTTTCTGAGCAAGGTTCATTTCATAATCCTTTAGGGCCTTATAATGAATCTGAAAGAATATTTGTAATCTACTCTTGTGGCACCATACCTTATACCTGCGAATGTCCAAGCACAGGTTGTTACAAAGTGTTTAAAATACGGAAACCGGAAGACTGCTTAGGCAGAGAAGAATTTGGGAGCACTACTTCAAGATCAAAATTGGTGAAAGCGCATGAAGTAGAAGTTCGCCCCAATCCAGTTTCATCGGATGAATGGATTATCAGTTCATCATTAAACAGAACCGAGTTTGACATTTTTAATTCATCAGGAAAACTTATTCTTTCTAGTTTATTTAATGGATCCGAGCATTATTTTAACCATTCATTGCCTGGTGGCTTGTATCTTCTGAGATATAAAAATGCTAATGGCAAATTTGCTACTTTGAAATTTGTTAAATTATAA
- a CDS encoding 1-acyl-sn-glycerol-3-phosphate acyltransferase, whose product MLAKLAAWVLKIWGWKSTGFESLHQLPKYVIAIGPHTSNWDFLVGILVRSAYGINKVRFLGKDSLFRPPFGFLFRALGGFPVNRQQHHNQVDAYIQAFNEHPEFAIVIAPEGTRKKVYKLKTGFYFIAKGAGVPIIPTIMNYQTKSVDFGTPFYPTDNEQSDLDFLTNFFKNRPGKYPELSF is encoded by the coding sequence ATGTTAGCAAAGTTGGCCGCTTGGGTACTCAAAATCTGGGGATGGAAATCTACGGGTTTCGAATCATTACACCAATTACCCAAATATGTTATAGCAATTGGCCCACATACGTCAAATTGGGATTTTCTTGTAGGAATCCTGGTACGGTCGGCTTATGGAATTAACAAAGTTCGGTTTTTAGGAAAAGACAGTTTGTTTAGACCTCCTTTCGGTTTTCTATTTCGTGCCTTAGGTGGATTTCCTGTCAACCGTCAACAGCATCACAATCAGGTCGATGCATACATTCAAGCGTTTAATGAACACCCTGAATTTGCCATTGTAATTGCTCCAGAAGGGACTCGGAAAAAGGTCTATAAGTTAAAAACGGGCTTTTATTTCATTGCCAAAGGGGCAGGCGTTCCAATCATTCCAACCATAATGAACTACCAAACAAAATCCGTAGATTTTGGTACTCCATTTTATCCCACAGATAATGAGCAAAGTGACCTTGATTTTCTGACCAATTTTTTTAAAAACAGACCTGGAAAATATCCGGAGCTCAGTTTTTAA
- a CDS encoding Inward rectifier potassium channel Irk, whose amino-acid sequence MAETAKTGVQLDPNKEDFGFGKSYSQTKNRMITDQGQFNIERIGVTAKSWYHELIEMRWPIFLSLILAYYVAINLIFGFIYFIAGSERIVGITNETIWKEFYQCFFFSVQTFTTVGYGGMHPVGFLASGIAGFEALAGLLTLAIITSLVYAKFSKPRAKILYSDHVLIAPFKGTYGLQMRIANALSNTLIDMEATMIVGFTPEETSSRILRNLSLEISKIALFPLNWTLNHIIDDKSPLHGLDLANMEKYDMEVMILLRGFDESYNQNVHSMQSYSAERVVFNAKFKPMFEFKGGRTQLYLHKIGEYETLN is encoded by the coding sequence ATGGCTGAAACAGCAAAAACCGGCGTTCAATTGGACCCAAATAAAGAGGATTTTGGTTTTGGAAAATCGTATTCCCAAACTAAGAATCGAATGATTACGGACCAGGGTCAATTTAACATTGAACGGATTGGTGTTACCGCTAAAAGTTGGTACCACGAATTGATTGAAATGCGTTGGCCCATTTTTCTAAGTCTTATTTTAGCTTATTACGTTGCTATCAATCTGATTTTTGGTTTTATTTACTTCATCGCAGGCTCTGAGCGAATCGTAGGAATTACTAATGAAACGATTTGGAAAGAATTTTATCAGTGCTTTTTCTTCAGCGTTCAAACTTTTACCACGGTTGGATATGGTGGCATGCATCCTGTTGGATTCCTTGCTTCGGGGATTGCAGGATTTGAAGCCTTAGCCGGCTTACTCACCCTGGCAATTATAACCAGTTTGGTGTATGCAAAATTCAGTAAACCCCGCGCTAAAATTTTGTATTCAGATCATGTTTTGATTGCCCCCTTTAAAGGGACTTACGGCTTACAAATGCGAATCGCCAATGCCCTGAGCAATACCCTCATTGATATGGAAGCCACTATGATTGTAGGCTTTACCCCCGAAGAAACCAGCAGCCGTATTTTAAGAAATCTGAGCCTGGAAATCAGTAAAATTGCCCTATTTCCATTAAACTGGACCCTGAATCATATTATTGACGACAAAAGTCCGCTGCATGGATTAGACCTCGCCAATATGGAGAAATACGACATGGAAGTTATGATTTTACTCCGTGGATTTGACGAATCCTACAATCAAAATGTACATTCAATGCAGTCCTATAGTGCTGAACGGGTGGTTTTTAATGCCAAATTTAAACCCATGTTTGAATTTAAAGGAGGGCGCACCCAATTGTACCTACATAAAATTGGAGAATACGAAACCTTGAATTAA
- a CDS encoding RNA polymerase sigma factor has translation MAATKQVEDSQLLDWIKKPESLEKGFRALVEKYQQKLYWHIRRMVLSHDDADDVLQNTFIKVYRSIEQFEQKSSLFTWLYRIATNESLTFLERNKKFQYDFVEDQDEHPAISQLKADPYFDGNEIQLALQDALSRLPDKQKQVFLLRYHDEMSYRDMSEVLQTSEGALKASYHHAVKKIEEYFKQKELI, from the coding sequence ATGGCCGCAACAAAACAAGTGGAGGATTCACAACTCCTGGACTGGATCAAAAAACCGGAAAGCCTGGAAAAAGGATTCAGAGCCCTTGTTGAAAAATATCAACAAAAATTGTATTGGCATATCCGAAGAATGGTGTTGTCCCATGATGATGCTGACGATGTACTTCAAAATACGTTTATCAAAGTGTATCGGAGCATCGAACAGTTTGAACAAAAAAGTAGTTTGTTTACCTGGCTGTACCGGATAGCTACCAATGAAAGCTTGACTTTCCTTGAACGGAATAAGAAATTCCAATATGATTTTGTTGAAGATCAGGATGAACATCCAGCAATCAGTCAATTGAAAGCAGATCCCTATTTTGACGGAAATGAAATTCAATTGGCATTACAAGATGCTTTAAGTCGATTGCCGGATAAACAAAAACAGGTTTTTTTGTTACGCTATCATGATGAGATGTCCTACCGTGACATGTCTGAAGTATTGCAAACTTCAGAAGGCGCATTAAAAGCTTCTTATCATCATGCAGTTAAAAAAATTGAAGAATATTTTAAACAAAAAGAATTAATTTAA